In Bacteroidota bacterium, one genomic interval encodes:
- a CDS encoding Na(+)-translocating NADH-quinone reductase subunit A, which yields MNNGVKNLKKGFDIRLKGTAENKILDVAQPSLFALKPTDIIGIAPIPKLRVKEGEEVRAGEPLFFDKPSPNIIYSAPVSGEIVEVRRGAKRAISEIVILPDSDIKYHEFGKMDPSSASREDIVNRLLESGAWVLMRQRPYNVVPNPDVVPRDIFVSCFDTAPLAADQNYVIQGKEKDFQHGLNVLGKLTAGAVHLGVTSTSAEVYKRAEGVKTHAFKGPHPAGNVGVHIHHVSAISKGDTVWTIRPQDVAIIGKLFAEGIYDAERTVAFAGDELKTTGYFKTRIGASIKSVVENNVNHDNVRYISGNVLTGTQITSEGFVGMFDDLVSVIEEGNKHEFLGWLFPSYPRPSLSRTFPSFLFPNREYHVNSNNHGEERAYVMTGQYEKVMPMDVLPQHLIKSIMYQDFDQMEGLGIYELVEEDVALCEFVCTSKQPVQKILREGLDLVRIEG from the coding sequence ATGAACAACGGCGTTAAAAATCTAAAAAAAGGGTTTGATATTCGGCTCAAAGGAACAGCTGAAAACAAAATCCTTGATGTGGCGCAGCCCAGTCTATTTGCTTTAAAGCCAACGGACATTATTGGCATTGCCCCTATACCAAAATTAAGAGTTAAAGAAGGAGAAGAGGTTCGCGCCGGCGAACCTCTCTTTTTTGATAAACCCTCCCCGAACATCATCTATTCGGCGCCTGTTAGCGGCGAAATTGTAGAAGTTCGACGCGGAGCGAAACGCGCGATCAGCGAGATTGTGATCCTGCCCGACTCTGATATCAAATATCACGAGTTTGGAAAAATGGATCCTTCATCGGCATCTCGCGAAGACATCGTAAACCGACTCCTCGAATCGGGTGCCTGGGTGCTGATGCGTCAACGCCCGTACAACGTGGTGCCAAACCCGGATGTCGTACCGCGAGACATTTTTGTCTCCTGCTTCGACACAGCTCCGCTGGCGGCTGACCAAAACTATGTCATTCAGGGCAAGGAAAAAGATTTCCAGCATGGCCTGAATGTGCTAGGGAAGCTTACAGCCGGCGCAGTTCACCTGGGCGTCACGTCAACCTCTGCAGAAGTTTACAAACGCGCAGAAGGTGTCAAAACGCATGCGTTCAAAGGCCCCCACCCTGCCGGCAACGTTGGTGTTCACATTCACCACGTTTCAGCCATCAGCAAAGGAGACACGGTCTGGACCATTCGGCCCCAAGATGTTGCCATCATCGGTAAACTTTTCGCAGAAGGCATTTATGATGCTGAGCGTACGGTTGCCTTTGCAGGCGACGAGCTGAAAACAACAGGCTACTTCAAAACGCGGATCGGCGCGTCCATTAAGTCGGTCGTGGAAAACAACGTAAACCACGACAACGTACGCTATATCAGCGGCAACGTACTTACTGGGACCCAGATTACCAGCGAAGGATTTGTAGGTATGTTTGACGACCTCGTGAGCGTCATCGAAGAAGGCAACAAGCACGAATTCCTGGGATGGTTATTCCCAAGCTACCCGCGCCCAAGCCTCTCAAGGACCTTCCCATCGTTCCTCTTCCCCAACCGCGAGTACCACGTCAACTCCAACAACCACGGAGAAGAGCGTGCCTACGTAATGACCGGACAGTACGAAAAGGTTATGCCGATGGATGTCTTGCCTCAACACCTGATCAAGTCCATTATGTACCAGGACTTTGACCAGATGGAAGGCCTTGGCATTTACGAGCTTGTGGAAGAAGATGTAGCACTGTGTGAGTTTGTTTGCACGTCCAAACAGCCTGTACAGAAGATTTTGCGCGAAGGTCTCGACCTTGTACGCATCGAAGGATGA
- the mdh gene encoding malate dehydrogenase, translating into MKITVIGAGNVGATAADCVARKDIADEVVIIDIVDGLPQGKALDIQESAPIHLFDTRVVGTNDYKDTAGTDIAIITAGSPRKPGMSRDDLLAINAKIVRSVTKLLMADSPNAILIVVSNPLDVMAYAAFKESGLPSERVMGMAGVLDTARYRAFIAMELGVSVKTIEALLLGGHGDTMVPLPRYTSVSGIPLPELMDEATINAIVERTKFGGGEIVKLMGTSAWYAPGAAAAEMAEAIVKDSNRVLPCAARLEGQYGLNDIFLGVPAKLGKGGIKEIIEVDLSSEEKALMNNSAEHVKANLEALARLDAS; encoded by the coding sequence ATGAAAATCACTGTTATAGGCGCAGGGAATGTAGGCGCCACCGCAGCGGACTGCGTAGCGCGGAAAGACATTGCGGATGAAGTTGTCATTATTGATATCGTAGACGGCCTGCCACAGGGCAAGGCACTCGACATCCAGGAGTCAGCTCCGATTCACCTCTTCGATACACGCGTTGTAGGTACCAACGATTACAAAGATACCGCAGGTACCGACATCGCCATTATCACAGCCGGCTCTCCGCGGAAGCCCGGCATGAGCCGCGACGATCTTCTCGCGATCAACGCCAAGATTGTCCGCTCAGTGACAAAGCTGCTCATGGCAGATAGCCCCAACGCCATTCTGATTGTGGTTTCCAATCCGCTCGACGTAATGGCTTATGCAGCATTCAAAGAAAGCGGCTTGCCAAGCGAACGCGTAATGGGTATGGCCGGCGTGCTCGATACGGCCCGGTACCGCGCATTTATTGCCATGGAACTTGGCGTTTCTGTTAAAACCATCGAAGCCCTGCTTCTAGGTGGACACGGTGACACCATGGTACCCCTCCCACGCTACACCTCGGTTTCAGGCATCCCCCTCCCTGAACTGATGGATGAAGCAACCATCAACGCAATTGTAGAGCGCACCAAGTTTGGTGGCGGCGAGATTGTAAAACTGATGGGCACCTCAGCCTGGTACGCACCGGGCGCTGCAGCAGCTGAAATGGCTGAAGCCATCGTTAAAGATTCCAACCGCGTGTTGCCTTGCGCTGCGCGGCTTGAAGGCCAGTACGGACTCAATGATATTTTCCTCGGCGTGCCAGCAAAACTTGGCAAAGGCGGCATCAAAGAAATCATTGAAGTAGACTTGAGCAGTGAAGAGAAAGCACTGATGAACAATTCTGCAGAGCACGTGAAAGCCAATCTGGAAGCACTCGCTAGACTGGATGCATCCTGA
- a CDS encoding DEDD exonuclease domain-containing protein, whose translation MDLSDTSFVVVDTETTGVRPATERIIEIAAVRVVGGEVVDTYSQLINPDRIIPGRITQITGISNSMVYEQPFADRVLPEFLDFLGDDVFVAHNLGFDLGFINAELARLDLPGLANPSLCTLRLARRLLRGLRSKGLTAVAAFYGIKIKGRHRALGDATATATILGHFLQKVQYENEVENLDDLLRFQYATYVGKTGTKKNLIHIKQNVLPELPRDPGVYFMRDGRNKIIYVGKAKNLRSRVKSYFNAIEGHETKTRNLVDRVANITWETFDTELQALLEESRLIKELKPRFNKAQKFYRNRPFIKVSVNELFPRASLHTYLVDDGADYFGPVATRRQGELLLDLINRFFLLRECDDTTFNRRTTCLYQDLKRCKAPCERSNKNDWYDDEVERVKRFLRGEDGDVILEHLDEAMRAASIAMDYEQAALYRDHRDLVSLLLEKQSYIASPVLEHNAIVVDNSIHDSHVRLLFVCRGRLVETLKWALPLADDREAILRERIATHFIIETNPDEEAPEPTRYFKAEIEEIRLLAHWLYVNREASQKIDWQQDTTEAEMVGQVMSFLQDIPVG comes from the coding sequence ATGGATTTGTCAGATACCTCTTTTGTAGTTGTAGACACCGAGACGACGGGTGTGCGGCCGGCTACCGAGCGTATTATCGAAATTGCTGCCGTGCGGGTTGTCGGCGGGGAAGTGGTGGATACCTACAGCCAACTCATCAACCCGGATCGCATCATTCCGGGTCGGATTACCCAGATTACCGGGATCTCCAACAGCATGGTTTACGAGCAACCCTTTGCCGATCGGGTGCTGCCAGAATTCCTGGACTTTCTTGGTGATGATGTCTTTGTTGCCCACAACCTGGGCTTCGACCTTGGGTTCATAAACGCTGAATTGGCCCGGCTAGACCTGCCCGGCCTCGCCAATCCCTCCCTATGCACGCTTCGTCTTGCGCGCCGGCTATTGCGAGGGCTTCGGTCAAAAGGACTCACCGCCGTTGCTGCTTTTTATGGGATCAAAATTAAAGGCCGGCACCGGGCCCTCGGAGATGCCACGGCCACGGCAACCATTCTCGGCCATTTCCTCCAGAAGGTGCAGTACGAAAACGAAGTTGAAAACCTCGACGACCTGCTGCGTTTTCAGTACGCAACGTATGTGGGCAAAACAGGCACGAAGAAGAACCTGATCCACATCAAACAAAATGTACTGCCCGAATTGCCGCGCGACCCCGGCGTCTATTTTATGCGCGATGGCCGCAACAAGATCATCTACGTGGGCAAAGCCAAAAACCTGCGTAGCCGGGTCAAGAGTTATTTCAACGCCATCGAAGGCCATGAAACCAAAACCCGCAACCTTGTTGACCGTGTTGCCAATATCACCTGGGAGACGTTCGATACAGAGTTGCAGGCCCTGCTCGAAGAGTCTCGGCTGATTAAAGAATTGAAGCCCCGTTTTAACAAGGCCCAAAAGTTTTACCGCAACCGGCCTTTTATCAAGGTATCCGTAAACGAACTTTTCCCGCGCGCATCTCTGCATACCTACCTCGTTGATGATGGGGCGGACTACTTTGGTCCGGTTGCCACGCGCCGGCAAGGGGAACTGCTGCTCGACCTGATCAACAGGTTTTTTCTACTGCGCGAATGTGACGACACCACCTTTAATCGACGTACAACCTGCTTGTATCAGGATCTGAAACGGTGCAAGGCCCCTTGTGAGCGAAGCAACAAAAATGACTGGTATGACGATGAGGTTGAGCGGGTTAAACGGTTCCTTCGAGGAGAAGATGGGGACGTGATACTCGAACACCTCGATGAGGCCATGCGGGCGGCATCCATCGCGATGGACTATGAGCAGGCGGCGCTGTACCGGGATCACAGGGATCTTGTGTCGTTGCTGCTGGAAAAACAAAGCTACATCGCTTCGCCGGTGTTAGAACACAACGCCATTGTTGTGGACAATTCTATTCATGATAGTCATGTGCGCTTGCTGTTTGTGTGTCGCGGTCGGCTGGTTGAGACCTTGAAATGGGCACTGCCACTGGCCGATGACAGGGAAGCAATCTTGCGCGAACGGATTGCAACGCATTTCATCATCGAGACCAATCCAGACGAAGAGGCGCCTGAACCCACGCGCTACTTTAAAGCCGAGATTGAAGAAATAAGATTGTTGGCGCACTGGCTTTATGTTAACCGGGAGGCAAGCCAGAAAATTGATTGGCAACAGGATACCACCGAGGCAGAAATGGTTGGTCAAGTCATGTCTTTTTTGCAGGATATCCCTGTTGGGTAG
- a CDS encoding MIP/aquaporin family protein gives MNKYVTEFIGTFFLVLTIGLCVTQEVAMAPLAIGCSLMIMVYMGGHVSGAHYNPAVTLAVWMRGSLSSKEVAPYMISQILGAIVASLAVNGILGQTFAPAPSAAAGPAITVEILFTFALALVVLNTATAKATENNSFYGLAIGFTVVVAAFSGGGISGGAFNPAVGIGPTIIDATMGNGTFNNLWLYLVGPLVGGALAAIVFKFQDND, from the coding sequence ATGAACAAGTATGTAACAGAGTTTATCGGAACGTTTTTTCTCGTGCTTACCATCGGATTGTGTGTAACCCAGGAGGTGGCTATGGCCCCGCTTGCCATTGGGTGTTCACTTATGATTATGGTATACATGGGAGGCCACGTCTCCGGTGCCCATTATAATCCCGCTGTGACGCTGGCTGTGTGGATGCGCGGCTCACTTTCCTCCAAAGAAGTTGCGCCTTACATGATCTCACAGATCCTTGGTGCTATTGTAGCGAGCTTGGCGGTCAATGGTATCCTTGGTCAGACTTTTGCGCCGGCTCCTTCAGCAGCGGCTGGCCCTGCGATAACAGTCGAAATTCTGTTTACCTTTGCCCTGGCGCTTGTTGTATTGAATACAGCAACTGCCAAGGCTACCGAGAATAACTCTTTTTATGGCCTCGCGATCGGCTTTACCGTCGTTGTTGCTGCGTTTTCAGGAGGGGGTATCTCTGGCGGTGCATTTAACCCGGCAGTTGGTATTGGACCAACAATTATTGATGCAACGATGGGTAACGGGACCTTCAATAACCTTTGGTTGTATCTCGTAGGGCCCCTTGTTGGTGGCGCGCTTGCTGCCATCGTATTCAAATTTCAGGATAACGATTAA
- a CDS encoding S8 family peptidase — protein sequence MKRFHVIQVLWVVLLLAGCSAGTQVTTPATVPANPPPSMPAAEAEEVDAEEASEEERLNHWMHLTGDDGAYVGVGTRRAYTALLKDRTPKQTVIVAVIDSGVDIHHEDINVWTNTDEVAGNGVDDDKNGYVDDTHGWNFIGGASGENVYYDTFEVTREYARLKGQYESVNPETLDEAGRAELAYFEEIRVAFNDEVRQMTEIYNNINAAAGMLDAANGIMGDFLGNADFTIEEVKKVSSAREDVKQAKSILEYFDQIDLSQSQLLDEKATFEGYLQKGLNPDFDPRSIVGDTYNDSEEQYYGNNDVIGPDAFHGTHVAGIIGAKRGNMLGIDGVADAVEIMAVRAVPKGDERDKDIANAIRYAVDNGAHVINMSFGKGFSPQKEVVDAAIAYAAANDVLMIHAAGNDGESNDSTMNFPTPILLEEAGEVDPWIEVGASSWEGPQKLAASFSNFGKQNVDVFAPGVDIYSTTPGNKYKHSDGTSMASPVVAGLAALIMAYYPDFSANEVKEILLSSAASYADQMVTQPGTESTQIAFGVLSRSGGIVNAYEALRLAEERAGR from the coding sequence ATGAAGAGATTCCATGTAATCCAGGTACTTTGGGTAGTTTTACTGCTGGCTGGTTGTTCTGCGGGTACACAAGTCACAACACCAGCAACGGTGCCGGCCAATCCGCCGCCTTCTATGCCTGCGGCTGAAGCCGAAGAGGTCGATGCAGAAGAGGCTTCTGAGGAAGAACGGCTCAACCACTGGATGCATCTCACAGGAGATGATGGCGCCTACGTAGGTGTTGGCACGCGTCGCGCGTATACCGCCCTGTTGAAAGACCGCACACCAAAGCAAACGGTCATTGTGGCGGTTATCGACTCTGGGGTTGACATCCATCACGAAGATATCAATGTGTGGACGAATACCGATGAAGTTGCCGGCAACGGCGTAGACGACGACAAAAATGGCTATGTAGATGATACCCATGGCTGGAATTTCATCGGCGGTGCTTCGGGAGAAAACGTGTATTACGACACCTTTGAAGTGACCCGCGAATACGCGCGGCTGAAAGGGCAATACGAAAGCGTAAATCCTGAAACACTTGACGAAGCCGGCCGCGCTGAACTGGCCTACTTCGAAGAAATCCGGGTTGCCTTTAATGATGAAGTGCGGCAAATGACGGAAATCTACAACAACATAAATGCAGCTGCGGGCATGCTGGATGCTGCAAACGGCATCATGGGTGATTTCCTCGGTAACGCTGACTTTACCATCGAAGAGGTGAAGAAAGTATCCTCTGCAAGGGAAGACGTAAAGCAGGCAAAATCGATCCTCGAATACTTTGATCAAATCGATCTCTCGCAATCACAGCTTCTTGATGAAAAAGCCACCTTTGAAGGCTACCTGCAGAAAGGGTTGAACCCGGATTTCGATCCCCGATCTATCGTTGGTGATACCTATAACGACAGCGAAGAACAGTATTACGGCAACAATGATGTGATAGGCCCGGATGCGTTCCATGGCACACACGTGGCCGGCATCATCGGGGCCAAACGTGGGAATATGCTGGGCATTGACGGTGTCGCTGATGCTGTCGAAATTATGGCTGTTCGGGCTGTGCCTAAAGGTGATGAGCGCGATAAAGATATCGCGAATGCCATTCGCTATGCAGTAGACAACGGTGCGCACGTTATCAACATGAGTTTTGGCAAAGGCTTCTCACCGCAAAAAGAAGTGGTTGACGCGGCCATTGCGTATGCTGCTGCCAATGATGTTTTGATGATACACGCAGCCGGCAACGATGGGGAGAGCAACGACAGCACCATGAATTTTCCAACACCGATTTTGCTTGAAGAAGCCGGCGAAGTTGATCCATGGATTGAAGTTGGCGCTTCTTCCTGGGAGGGACCGCAGAAACTGGCCGCCAGCTTCTCTAACTTTGGTAAGCAGAATGTAGATGTATTTGCTCCCGGCGTCGACATCTATTCAACGACGCCGGGTAACAAGTACAAGCACTCGGATGGTACCAGCATGGCCTCGCCCGTAGTTGCCGGCCTTGCGGCCCTCATTATGGCTTATTACCCCGATTTTTCGGCCAATGAGGTGAAAGAAATCTTGCTCTCGTCAGCCGCCTCCTACGCAGACCAGATGGTCACCCAACCCGGCACAGAATCAACCCAGATTGCTTTTGGGGTGCTGTCGCGTTCCGGCGGCATCGTAAACGCCTACGAAGCGCTCCGCCTTGCAGAAGAACGCGCCGGCAGATAG
- a CDS encoding RDD family protein — protein sequence MDRVKITTAQNVYIDYEAAGVGDRAIAAIIDLCILISYLISMTLATQAVQSTATTIVILIPYFLYFVLSEILFNGQTIGKKLRGIKVTRLDGTAPHVGDYIIRWLFRLIEVEMTLGLVALVTVIVRGKGQRIGDMAANTAVVKISRSVGLQDTIYTKLDTDYSPTFDNASLLSEAEITLAKEVLDTLQQGGNAGPIGEKMKATLLKKLEADSPLSPIAFLQTVIKDYNHMIR from the coding sequence ATGGACCGGGTTAAGATAACAACCGCACAGAATGTCTATATAGATTATGAGGCTGCCGGCGTCGGGGATCGAGCTATTGCTGCAATCATCGACTTATGCATTCTTATTTCTTACTTGATAAGTATGACGCTTGCAACCCAGGCCGTCCAGTCCACTGCTACGACCATCGTCATTTTAATCCCCTACTTTCTCTACTTTGTCCTTTCAGAAATTCTCTTTAACGGTCAAACAATAGGAAAAAAATTGCGCGGGATCAAAGTTACCCGCCTGGATGGTACTGCACCGCACGTAGGAGACTATATAATCAGGTGGCTATTTCGACTCATTGAAGTTGAAATGACACTAGGGCTTGTGGCTCTCGTCACAGTCATTGTGCGGGGCAAAGGCCAGCGGATCGGCGATATGGCGGCCAACACGGCCGTTGTTAAAATCTCAAGATCCGTTGGGTTGCAAGATACCATCTACACCAAACTTGACACAGACTACTCACCCACATTCGACAACGCAAGCCTGCTCAGTGAAGCAGAAATTACGCTGGCAAAAGAAGTGCTCGACACGCTACAGCAGGGAGGCAATGCCGGCCCAATTGGCGAAAAGATGAAGGCTACGTTGTTGAAGAAGCTGGAAGCAGATTCCCCACTCTCTCCTATCGCATTCCTGCAAACGGTTATCAAGGATTACAATCACATGATACGGTAA
- a CDS encoding stage II sporulation protein M yields MRELAFLHQRAEQWKTFESALEGKSEYDSDQLADLFTQVLEDLSYAQTFYPGSNTTSYLQGLAAKAHQEIYKNKPESKSRLRAFWLDELPGIMYTVRKELLVSLVIFVVAISIGTISASQDTGFVRLILGDAYVNKTLENIQNNDPMGIYKSMQPVDMFLAITFNNVRVSFIAFAAGMLFSVGTGYVLFSNGVMLGAFQYMFYERGLLGEALLVVYIHGTLEICAIIIAGCAGIVMGNGLLFPGTYPRITSFIEAARKGAKIVIGLVPVFIVAGFLEGFVTRQTDMPIYLSLFIIISSLVFILWYFILYPIQRYKATSKPNAA; encoded by the coding sequence ATGCGCGAATTAGCGTTCCTTCATCAGCGTGCTGAACAATGGAAAACCTTTGAGTCAGCGCTGGAAGGCAAATCTGAATATGATTCTGATCAACTGGCAGACCTGTTTACACAGGTGCTGGAAGATCTGTCTTATGCCCAGACTTTTTACCCCGGCTCCAATACCACGTCGTATCTACAGGGCCTCGCGGCGAAAGCACACCAGGAGATCTATAAAAACAAACCCGAAAGCAAAAGCAGGCTACGCGCATTCTGGTTGGATGAACTACCAGGTATCATGTACACGGTGCGCAAGGAACTGCTTGTCTCACTTGTGATTTTTGTTGTCGCCATTTCGATCGGCACCATTTCAGCCAGCCAGGATACCGGTTTTGTGCGGCTGATTCTCGGTGACGCGTATGTAAACAAGACCCTGGAGAACATCCAAAACAATGACCCCATGGGCATCTATAAAAGCATGCAACCGGTCGACATGTTTCTTGCAATTACCTTTAACAACGTACGGGTATCGTTCATCGCGTTTGCCGCCGGCATGTTGTTTTCAGTGGGTACAGGCTACGTATTGTTCTCAAACGGCGTAATGCTTGGGGCTTTTCAGTACATGTTTTATGAACGGGGCTTGCTGGGTGAAGCCCTGCTTGTGGTCTATATCCATGGCACGTTGGAGATATGCGCAATCATCATTGCGGGTTGTGCCGGCATTGTGATGGGCAATGGACTCCTGTTTCCCGGCACGTACCCCAGGATTACATCGTTCATAGAGGCCGCCCGCAAAGGAGCCAAAATTGTAATTGGTCTCGTCCCTGTATTTATCGTTGCAGGATTCCTCGAAGGTTTTGTGACGCGCCAGACCGACATGCCGATCTACTTGAGCCTTTTCATTATCATAAGTTCTCTTGTATTCATTCTCTGGTACTTCATCTTGTACCCAATCCAACGATACAAGGCTACATCAAAACCCAACGCCGCATGA
- a CDS encoding DUF4129 domain-containing protein — protein sequence MAFLFALAFGLYLPASLPTYALAKANPSDQSHASAGQADSIAVAVRQPPTSVLSAYRDNPDYAYRQRTDQALTFWQKVRRMFLDWLSRIFDTNNQGSIWEYVMYGVAIGLVLFAVLRVMKMDFRALFSPRDGPVPEIVELPEELRQETNFIALAEAATNEGHFRLAARMYYMHVLRALDANNIIGWSPRKTNQDYLKECRNSDIHTSFRRLTYLFDYAWYGDFPVDQAHITEMQVLAQDVAKRVG from the coding sequence GTGGCTTTCCTTTTTGCACTGGCGTTCGGATTGTACCTTCCAGCCAGTTTGCCGACATACGCGTTAGCGAAGGCCAACCCATCGGACCAATCCCATGCTTCAGCCGGCCAAGCTGATTCAATTGCCGTAGCTGTTCGTCAACCTCCGACATCGGTATTGTCAGCCTATCGCGACAATCCTGATTACGCGTATCGACAACGCACAGACCAGGCGCTTACGTTCTGGCAGAAAGTGCGGCGTATGTTTCTGGATTGGCTAAGCAGAATATTCGATACCAACAATCAGGGCAGCATTTGGGAATACGTGATGTATGGGGTTGCAATTGGGCTGGTCCTGTTTGCTGTGCTAAGGGTCATGAAAATGGATTTCCGTGCCCTCTTTAGTCCCAGGGATGGCCCTGTGCCCGAAATTGTCGAGTTACCAGAAGAGTTACGGCAAGAGACTAATTTTATTGCACTGGCAGAGGCCGCCACCAATGAAGGGCATTTTCGGCTAGCAGCCCGGATGTACTATATGCATGTATTGCGCGCGCTCGATGCCAACAACATCATCGGCTGGTCACCCCGGAAAACGAATCAAGATTACCTGAAGGAATGCCGGAATTCAGATATTCATACCTCTTTTCGCCGGTTGACCTACCTCTTTGATTACGCGTGGTATGGCGACTTTCCTGTGGATCAGGCCCATATTACCGAAATGCAGGTCTTGGCACAGGACGTTGCCAAACGGGTAGGGTGA
- a CDS encoding DUF4350 domain-containing protein, with protein MISRKDAKYLSVFLLVFALVVWANAKSTENPWEVSFQRGDTRAYGSSILFDTMPYLFENKEIRSINFPPYTLLEDTSIVNTNYLFITRNFDIDKAEADALLRYVARGNTLFIAADVIQPPLSDLLDIKTDVEFIENVENLQALAETSLFDTTRINLAYPEVAAPGGYYYSTDLLYSTLQKVNREDSASEDSASEDSASEDSVDAHSPAVTLPYEVLGSYEDGGYNFLRVAYGAGAVLVSSVPLAFTNFNMLYEGNDAYAYAALSYLPDQLTYWDAYYKPGRPSQQTPLRYVLSSEALRMAYYLGIFGLLFFMASNARRRQRVMPIVVPKENRTLEFATTVGRLYFNEGDHTNLAQKQLEQFKHFMHSTLHLPNRPLTEVETSIIAARTGVPAVQVDTLFTHLLAVEQGKQVDAAGLSALANELDQFYKASTR; from the coding sequence ATGATATCGCGAAAAGATGCCAAATATCTAAGTGTCTTCCTGCTGGTGTTTGCACTTGTCGTTTGGGCCAACGCCAAAAGCACCGAAAACCCATGGGAGGTGTCCTTTCAACGGGGAGATACACGGGCATATGGCAGCAGTATCTTGTTTGATACGATGCCGTATCTATTTGAAAATAAAGAGATTAGGTCTATAAATTTTCCACCCTATACGCTGCTGGAAGATACCTCGATTGTTAACACGAATTACCTCTTCATTACAAGAAATTTCGATATAGACAAAGCAGAAGCGGACGCGCTGTTGCGGTATGTTGCCCGCGGCAATACCCTGTTTATCGCCGCTGATGTTATTCAACCACCCCTTAGTGACTTGTTGGATATTAAAACAGATGTTGAGTTTATAGAAAATGTTGAAAACCTGCAGGCGCTTGCAGAGACCAGTCTTTTTGATACGACGAGAATAAATCTAGCATACCCGGAAGTTGCCGCGCCGGGCGGATATTATTATTCGACAGACTTGCTGTATTCGACGCTACAAAAAGTAAACCGGGAAGATTCTGCCAGTGAAGATTCTGCCAGTGAAGATTCTGCCAGTGAAGATTCAGTCGATGCACATTCGCCGGCGGTGACCCTTCCGTATGAAGTGTTGGGAAGTTATGAGGATGGGGGGTATAATTTTTTAAGAGTGGCGTATGGCGCCGGCGCTGTGCTGGTGAGTTCGGTGCCCCTGGCGTTTACCAATTTCAATATGCTGTACGAAGGCAATGATGCCTATGCGTATGCTGCCCTTTCCTATTTGCCTGACCAGCTTACATACTGGGATGCCTACTACAAACCAGGCCGGCCCTCGCAGCAAACGCCCCTACGCTATGTGTTGTCATCAGAAGCTTTGCGGATGGCGTATTACCTCGGCATATTTGGGTTGCTTTTTTTCATGGCTTCCAATGCACGGCGCCGGCAGCGGGTTATGCCAATTGTAGTGCCAAAAGAAAATCGAACGTTGGAATTTGCTACCACGGTGGGGCGGTTGTATTTCAACGAAGGGGACCACACGAACCTGGCGCAAAAGCAACTGGAGCAATTCAAACATTTTATGCACAGTACACTGCATTTGCCCAATCGGCCATTGACTGAAGTAGAGACTTCAATAATCGCAGCCCGAACCGGCGTGCCCGCAGTGCAGGTAGACACGCTGTTTACGCATTTGCTCGCAGTAGAACAAGGAAAGCAGGTCGATGCGGCAGGGTTAAGTGCGCTGGCCAATGAACTGGATCAATTTTATAAAGCAAGTACCCGGTAA